A DNA window from Mycobacterium sp. IDR2000157661 contains the following coding sequences:
- a CDS encoding aldehyde dehydrogenase family protein translates to MTATSDVELPDTSTIRNPATGAVAGTVRWTDPADVPRIAAGLREAQRQWEARGAKGRAKVLARYAVWLGEHRDEIEELLIKETGKSAVDAAQEVPLLIMIASYYIKTMEKALAPETRPAALPFLAIKKIEVHYRPRAVVGIIAPWNYPVANALMDAIGALAAGCAVLLKPSERTPLTAELLLRGWLDSGAPEVLALAQGAREVSEAVIDNSDYIQFTGSSATGAKVMERAARRLTPVSLELGGKDPMIVLEDADVELAAHAAVWGAFFNAGQTCVSVERVYVVESVYDQFVDAVVRDVEKLKMGAGDGHDFGSLIDESQVDVTARHVDDALAKGARALTGGKRSDGTGNFYPPTVMVDVDHTMMCMTEETFGPTLPIMKVADAREAVRLSNDSPYGLSAAVFSKDVDRAKDVAVQLDCGAVNINDVISNLMCTTAPMGGWKTSGMGARFGGAEGLRKFCRQEAVVAPRTAVGAGGNYYNNSLKALKRMNSLMTKLALVTPKRTAK, encoded by the coding sequence ATGACCGCGACGTCCGACGTTGAGCTGCCCGACACCAGCACCATCCGCAATCCCGCCACCGGCGCCGTCGCCGGCACCGTGCGCTGGACCGACCCCGCCGACGTGCCTCGCATCGCCGCCGGGCTACGCGAGGCGCAACGGCAGTGGGAAGCCCGCGGCGCGAAGGGCCGCGCGAAGGTGCTGGCCCGCTACGCCGTCTGGCTGGGCGAGCACCGCGACGAGATCGAGGAATTGTTGATCAAGGAGACCGGCAAGTCGGCCGTCGACGCCGCCCAAGAGGTGCCGCTGCTCATCATGATCGCGTCGTACTACATCAAGACGATGGAGAAGGCGCTGGCCCCGGAGACCCGGCCTGCCGCGCTGCCGTTCCTGGCGATCAAGAAGATCGAGGTGCACTACCGGCCGCGGGCCGTCGTCGGCATCATCGCGCCGTGGAACTATCCGGTCGCCAACGCGTTGATGGACGCCATCGGTGCGTTGGCCGCGGGCTGCGCCGTGCTGCTCAAGCCGTCGGAACGGACGCCGCTGACGGCCGAGTTGCTGCTGCGCGGCTGGCTGGACTCCGGTGCCCCCGAGGTGCTGGCGCTCGCGCAGGGCGCTCGGGAGGTGTCCGAGGCGGTCATCGACAACTCCGACTACATCCAGTTCACCGGATCCAGTGCGACGGGCGCCAAGGTGATGGAACGGGCCGCCCGCCGGCTCACCCCGGTCAGCCTAGAGCTGGGCGGCAAGGATCCGATGATCGTCCTCGAGGACGCCGACGTCGAGCTTGCCGCGCACGCCGCGGTGTGGGGCGCCTTCTTCAACGCGGGCCAGACGTGCGTGTCGGTGGAGCGGGTCTACGTCGTCGAGTCGGTGTACGACCAGTTCGTCGACGCGGTGGTGCGTGATGTCGAGAAGCTCAAGATGGGCGCAGGCGACGGCCACGACTTCGGATCGCTCATCGACGAGAGCCAGGTGGACGTCACCGCCCGCCATGTCGACGACGCACTCGCCAAGGGCGCCCGCGCGCTGACCGGCGGCAAGCGTTCCGACGGCACGGGCAACTTCTACCCGCCGACGGTGATGGTGGACGTCGACCACACGATGATGTGCATGACCGAGGAGACGTTCGGGCCGACGCTGCCGATCATGAAGGTCGCCGACGCCCGCGAGGCGGTCCGGCTGTCCAACGACAGTCCCTACGGTCTGTCGGCCGCGGTGTTCTCCAAAGACGTCGACCGCGCCAAGGACGTCGCCGTGCAGCTGGATTGCGGCGCGGTCAACATCAACGACGTGATCTCGAACCTGATGTGCACCACCGCGCCGATGGGCGGCTGGAAGACCTCGGGGATGGGGGCGCGCTTCGGTGGCGCCGAGGGGCTGCGAAAATTCTGCCGCCAGGAGGCCGTGGTCGCGCCGCGCACCGCCGTCGGGGCGGGTGGCAACTACTACAACAATTCGCTCAAGGCGCTCAAGCGGATGAACTCGTTGATGACCAAGCTGGCGCTCGTCACGCCGAAGCGGACGGCCAAGTAG
- a CDS encoding VOC family protein produces MIDHFGINCADWEKSKAFYDKVLGVLGYSRQMDYHVAIGYGKDGHPDFWIADMNTGDAAGPNRETHFAFRAADADAVRAFYDAALETGAESLHAPRLWPEYHPGYYGAFVRDPDGNNVEAVFHGAQPPG; encoded by the coding sequence GTGATCGATCACTTCGGAATCAACTGCGCCGACTGGGAGAAGTCGAAGGCGTTCTACGACAAGGTGCTCGGCGTGCTGGGCTACAGCAGGCAGATGGACTATCACGTGGCCATCGGATACGGCAAGGACGGTCATCCGGACTTCTGGATCGCCGACATGAACACCGGCGACGCGGCGGGCCCCAACCGGGAGACCCACTTCGCCTTCCGGGCCGCCGACGCCGACGCCGTCCGGGCCTTCTACGACGCCGCCCTGGAGACGGGCGCCGAGTCGCTGCACGCACCGCGGCTGTGGCCGGAATACCACCCCGGCTACTACGGCGCTTTCGTCCGCGATCCCGACGGCAATAACGTCGAAGCCGTGTTCCACGGTGCCCAACCACCCGGCTGA
- a CDS encoding N-acyl-D-amino-acid deacylase family protein yields the protein MTFELVIRNGTIVDGLGGEPYVGEVAVSDGVIAAVGSVPVGTGAREIDATGLLVTPGFVDLHTHYDGQAIWSDRMTPSSAHGVTTAVMGNCGVGFAPCRAEDHEVLVDVMAGVEDIPGVVMVDGLPWDWETFPQYLDALDARHRDIDVAAYLPHSPLRVYVMGRRGADREPATPEDLARMRALAKEAVEVGALGFASSRFVLHKTESGAQIPTYEAAQEEIAAIANGIADGGGGLIQFVPDIAAGGYEGVLRQVFEVGQDVGLPVTFSLLTDNSGEPIWPEAMTLVEKFNAAGANISTQVFPRPIGMVIGLELSGHPFVLYPSYRQIAHLPLAERVAEMRKPEVRQRILADNPTAEGHPLMFMAQAWRWIFPLDDEPNYEPDASTSIAARAAARGVSPAEEAYDRLLDDDGHAMMLIAMGNYENNSLDTVGELMRRDDVVLGLGDGGAHYGMICDASFPTFLLAHWTRDRPTGRLTVAEAVRELTSVPARVAGLADRGRIAVGHKADLNVIDHAALTLHKPVITHDLPAGGRRLDQTADGYVATIVSGEIIAENGFPTAARPGRLIRGRRPAPVA from the coding sequence ATGACCTTCGAACTCGTCATCCGTAACGGCACCATCGTCGACGGGCTCGGCGGTGAGCCCTACGTCGGCGAAGTCGCGGTCTCCGACGGGGTGATAGCGGCCGTCGGCTCCGTTCCTGTCGGCACGGGCGCGCGGGAGATCGACGCGACAGGCCTGCTGGTCACTCCCGGATTCGTCGACCTGCACACGCACTACGACGGGCAGGCGATCTGGTCGGATCGCATGACACCGTCGTCGGCGCACGGTGTGACGACGGCGGTGATGGGCAACTGCGGGGTCGGCTTCGCACCGTGCCGCGCCGAGGACCACGAGGTGTTGGTCGACGTGATGGCGGGCGTCGAGGACATCCCCGGCGTGGTGATGGTCGACGGCCTGCCGTGGGACTGGGAGACGTTCCCGCAGTATCTCGACGCGCTCGACGCGCGGCATCGCGACATCGACGTGGCCGCGTACCTTCCGCACTCCCCGCTGCGGGTGTACGTGATGGGCCGGCGCGGTGCGGACCGTGAGCCCGCGACGCCTGAGGACCTCGCGCGGATGCGGGCGCTCGCCAAGGAGGCGGTCGAGGTCGGCGCCCTCGGATTCGCCTCCTCGCGGTTCGTCCTGCACAAGACCGAGAGCGGCGCGCAGATCCCGACGTATGAGGCTGCACAGGAGGAGATCGCGGCGATCGCCAACGGCATCGCCGACGGCGGCGGGGGGCTGATCCAGTTCGTGCCCGACATCGCCGCGGGCGGATATGAGGGCGTGCTGCGCCAGGTGTTCGAGGTGGGCCAGGACGTGGGGCTACCCGTGACCTTCTCGCTGTTGACGGATAACTCCGGCGAGCCGATCTGGCCGGAGGCCATGACGCTGGTGGAGAAGTTCAACGCAGCAGGCGCGAACATCAGCACCCAGGTCTTCCCGCGGCCGATCGGCATGGTGATCGGCCTCGAGCTGTCCGGGCATCCGTTCGTGCTCTATCCCAGCTACCGGCAGATCGCGCACCTGCCGCTGGCCGAGCGCGTCGCGGAGATGCGCAAACCGGAGGTACGACAACGGATTCTGGCCGACAACCCGACCGCCGAAGGACATCCGCTGATGTTCATGGCGCAGGCGTGGCGGTGGATCTTCCCGCTCGACGACGAGCCGAACTACGAACCGGACGCGTCGACGTCGATCGCGGCTCGGGCGGCCGCGCGCGGCGTCTCGCCCGCCGAGGAGGCCTACGACCGCCTGCTCGACGACGACGGCCACGCGATGATGCTGATCGCGATGGGCAACTACGAGAACAACTCGCTGGACACCGTCGGTGAGCTGATGCGCCGCGACGACGTCGTGCTCGGCTTGGGCGATGGCGGGGCCCACTACGGAATGATCTGCGACGCAAGCTTTCCCACCTTCCTGCTGGCGCACTGGACCCGCGACCGGCCGACCGGACGGCTCACCGTCGCCGAAGCGGTGCGCGAGCTGACCTCCGTGCCGGCACGGGTAGCCGGGCTGGCCGACCGCGGTCGAATCGCCGTGGGTCACAAGGCCGATCTGAACGTCATCGACCACGCCGCGCTGACGCTGCACAAGCCCGTCATCACCCACGACCTGCCTGCCGGAGGCCGACGGCTCGACCAGACCGCCGACGGCTACGTCGCGACGATCGTCTCCGGCGAGATCATCGCCGAGAACGGGTTCCCCACGGCGGCGCGGCCCGGCAGGTTGATCCGCGGCCGGCGACCCGCGCCTGTGGCTTGA
- a CDS encoding pyridoxamine 5'-phosphate oxidase family protein: MSVKVDLDQLADKLADFTFAYLISVGDDFRAHTVFVEPVFRDGCLDVGAVGRHTRDNTTGHADVTLVWPPRDPGGYSLIVDGRAHSSQESLTIEPTRAVLHRKATADSPTTDPAGLHDCVPLKK; this comes from the coding sequence ATGAGCGTCAAGGTGGATCTCGACCAACTGGCCGACAAGCTCGCCGACTTCACCTTCGCGTACCTGATCTCGGTGGGCGACGACTTCCGGGCGCATACGGTCTTCGTCGAGCCGGTGTTCCGCGACGGCTGTCTGGATGTCGGTGCGGTCGGGCGGCACACCCGCGACAACACCACTGGGCACGCCGACGTGACGCTCGTCTGGCCGCCGCGCGATCCGGGCGGCTACTCGCTGATCGTCGACGGCCGCGCGCACTCGTCGCAGGAGTCGCTGACCATCGAACCGACCCGCGCGGTGCTGCATCGCAAGGCGACCGCCGACTCGCCCACCACCGACCCCGCCGGGCTGCACGACTGCGTGCCGCTCAAGAAGTGA
- a CDS encoding crotonase/enoyl-CoA hydratase family protein: protein MSTAPRFETLLYAAEPPIATVTLNRPQHLNTIVPPMPDEIERAIGLAERDPAVKVIVLRGAGRSFSGGYDFGGGFTQWGDAMNTEGRWDPGKDFAMVSARETGPTQKFMAIWRASKPVIAQVHGWCVGGASDYALCADIVIASDDAVIGTPYARMWGAYLTGMWLYRLSLAKVKWHSLTGEPLTGKEAAAVELINESVPFERLEARVREVAEKLAQIPLSQLQAQKLIVNQAYENMGLASTQTLGGILDGLMRNTPEALEFIETAQQQGVRRAVERRDGPWGDYSQAPPEKRPDPSHVIEP, encoded by the coding sequence ATGTCGACAGCACCGCGGTTCGAGACACTGCTCTACGCCGCTGAACCGCCGATCGCCACCGTCACGCTGAACCGTCCGCAGCACCTCAACACCATCGTCCCGCCGATGCCCGACGAGATCGAGAGGGCCATCGGTCTGGCCGAACGCGATCCCGCTGTCAAGGTGATAGTGCTGCGCGGCGCCGGGCGCTCGTTTTCGGGCGGATACGACTTCGGCGGCGGCTTCACCCAGTGGGGCGATGCGATGAACACCGAGGGACGCTGGGACCCGGGCAAGGACTTCGCGATGGTCAGCGCCCGCGAGACGGGCCCGACGCAGAAGTTCATGGCGATCTGGCGGGCGTCCAAGCCAGTCATCGCCCAGGTGCATGGCTGGTGTGTCGGCGGCGCCAGCGATTACGCCCTGTGCGCCGATATCGTGATCGCCAGCGACGACGCCGTCATCGGCACACCGTATGCCCGGATGTGGGGCGCCTACCTGACCGGGATGTGGCTGTACCGGCTGAGCCTGGCGAAGGTCAAGTGGCACTCGCTGACCGGGGAGCCGCTGACCGGAAAGGAAGCCGCCGCCGTCGAACTCATCAACGAGTCCGTTCCGTTCGAGCGGCTCGAAGCCCGCGTCCGCGAGGTCGCCGAGAAGCTCGCGCAGATTCCGCTGTCGCAGTTGCAGGCGCAGAAGCTGATCGTCAACCAGGCGTACGAGAACATGGGACTGGCTTCAACGCAGACGCTGGGCGGCATTCTCGACGGCCTGATGCGCAACACTCCGGAGGCGCTCGAGTTCATCGAAACCGCTCAGCAGCAAGGGGTTCGGCGCGCGGTGGAGAGACGCGACGGTCCGTGGGGCGACTACAGCCAGGCGCCACCGGAGAAGCGGCCCGACCCGTCACACGTCATCGAGCCCTGA
- a CDS encoding phosphoesterase PA-phosphatase, with protein sequence MIRWWPSIGLAAMLLLGWAVGDSSTPVDKWFQQFNTSPLRWLAVFADPRLLVGTLVAVAVVALWQRRWRLAAMVVVAPAVGLVFVRVLKQIFYRQKGDGGLAYPSGHITTTTIVMGLVIMVAGAAWWAVAIAVGAVALAMLGVGTTYHYFTDVVGGLLLGSALVCAAAVIARRDLTRVNPRAIYVTRRG encoded by the coding sequence GTGATCCGGTGGTGGCCGTCGATCGGCCTCGCGGCGATGCTGCTGCTGGGCTGGGCGGTCGGGGATTCGTCGACGCCCGTCGACAAGTGGTTCCAACAGTTCAACACCAGCCCGCTGCGCTGGCTCGCCGTCTTCGCCGACCCGCGCCTGCTGGTCGGGACGCTGGTCGCGGTGGCCGTCGTCGCGCTGTGGCAGCGGCGCTGGCGGTTGGCGGCCATGGTGGTGGTGGCCCCGGCGGTGGGGCTGGTGTTCGTGCGTGTCCTGAAGCAGATCTTCTACCGGCAGAAGGGGGACGGCGGGCTGGCCTATCCGAGTGGCCACATCACCACGACCACGATCGTGATGGGGCTGGTCATCATGGTGGCCGGCGCCGCGTGGTGGGCGGTGGCGATCGCCGTCGGCGCGGTCGCACTCGCGATGCTCGGGGTCGGGACGACGTATCACTACTTCACCGACGTCGTCGGCGGACTGCTCCTCGGGTCGGCGCTGGTCTGCGCGGCGGCGGTCATCGCCCGACGGGACTTGACACGTGTCAACCCCCGTGCGATCTACGTCACACGCCGCGGTTAA
- a CDS encoding mycothiol transferase, producing MADSDLAAVRDLLRDAFTRQIEHVEELTDGLTDEVAFYRPTPTANSISWLVWHSARQHDVQLADIAGTEQVWLRDGWVDRFGLDLPRDSMGYGHSPDEVGRVRASADVLAGYAHAVHKVTLEYIASVTADELSRVVDDNWDPPVTVGVRLISIVDDSAQHLGQAAYISGIT from the coding sequence ATGGCTGACTCAGACCTCGCAGCGGTGCGCGACCTGCTGCGCGACGCGTTCACCCGGCAGATCGAGCACGTCGAGGAACTCACCGACGGGTTGACCGACGAGGTGGCGTTCTACCGCCCGACGCCGACCGCCAACAGCATCTCGTGGCTGGTCTGGCACAGCGCGCGCCAACACGACGTCCAACTCGCCGACATCGCGGGCACCGAACAGGTCTGGCTGCGCGACGGCTGGGTCGACCGGTTCGGCCTCGACCTGCCGCGGGACAGCATGGGCTACGGCCACAGCCCCGACGAGGTCGGCCGGGTGCGCGCATCGGCGGACGTGCTCGCCGGCTACGCGCACGCAGTGCACAAGGTGACGCTCGAGTACATCGCCTCCGTGACAGCCGACGAGCTGAGCCGTGTCGTCGACGACAACTGGGATCCACCGGTGACCGTCGGGGTGCGCCTGATCAGCATCGTCGACGACAGCGCGCAACACCTCGGCCAGGCGGCCTACATCAGCGGTATCACGTGA
- a CDS encoding endonuclease domain-containing protein yields MATDNFRLAEVVGCDEAVEIERILQANGGVVSTAQLRTAGWSYSQIKTLAQGWRPLRRGWYASPSAHPYVVRAVAAGGVLSCVSALRLCHVWVPDSELHVRYSARARRSRPGVRSCHPHRLDPPTLNAIDPIEIAAASAANCLDREGLIIVLDSMLNKRILDMAEARSIVAASRFARLDLAEWCDPRSESGTETMIRLRLRAAGIRLKSQVKIPGVGRVDFLVGDRLIIEADSREHHLSKYQSDRTRDRVAIGLGFLVIRLTYEDVVHRWDVVFADIRSVIRRRAHRRPIATSL; encoded by the coding sequence TTGGCGACGGATAACTTTCGGCTGGCCGAGGTGGTGGGCTGCGATGAAGCGGTGGAGATCGAGCGCATCCTTCAGGCGAACGGCGGCGTTGTGTCCACGGCACAATTGCGCACCGCAGGATGGTCGTACTCGCAGATCAAGACGCTCGCGCAGGGTTGGCGACCCCTTCGGCGGGGTTGGTACGCCAGTCCGTCCGCCCACCCTTATGTCGTCCGCGCCGTCGCCGCCGGGGGTGTACTGAGTTGCGTGTCGGCTTTGCGCCTGTGTCATGTCTGGGTTCCCGATTCCGAGTTGCACGTCCGGTATTCGGCACGAGCACGCCGGTCGCGTCCCGGAGTTCGCTCTTGCCATCCCCACCGTCTGGATCCGCCGACTCTCAATGCGATCGACCCCATTGAGATCGCGGCGGCGTCTGCGGCGAACTGTCTCGACAGGGAGGGGTTGATCATCGTGCTGGACTCGATGCTGAACAAGCGGATCCTCGACATGGCGGAAGCGAGATCGATTGTGGCAGCGTCGCGGTTTGCACGCCTTGACCTCGCCGAGTGGTGCGACCCCAGAAGCGAGTCGGGTACGGAGACGATGATCAGACTGCGACTGCGGGCCGCCGGAATCCGACTGAAGAGTCAAGTCAAGATTCCTGGTGTCGGGCGCGTCGACTTCCTCGTCGGCGATCGCCTCATCATCGAAGCCGATAGCCGTGAGCACCACCTGTCGAAGTACCAATCGGACCGTACCCGGGACAGAGTCGCGATCGGGTTGGGGTTTTTGGTGATTCGGCTGACCTATGAGGATGTTGTGCATCGCTGGGATGTGGTGTTCGCGGACATTCGGTCGGTCATCCGGAGAAGGGCGCATCGACGTCCGATCGCAACGTCACTCTGA
- a CDS encoding DUF2889 domain-containing protein — protein sequence MPFVSDIVGPQRPVATWPPLVAGTLRRTSTIDTHPVGAAGSDVDLRARDIAVCAPDAVDIRGEVRVRAHLAERVIDGINPHDARLNRLIGSRVGPGFRSTIAKLLPEERPDSLLHLLLDDWVGAALVSGYALQHRAITAGVEEPLPPGTADRMAGICAGFAPDAALVDFARRAGTIPSVHGPVAPPLHHGGLHAVEPLRAHGMRRLRRLDLRQARDGAADFDAHFRDSHVDGDGVETVVHEYTVAGTVDIATRTVTAISADYHVLPWQECPGAITSAHRVRGMTVAEIRDRVRGEFVGTSTCTHLNDTLRAIGDLEALLSGLDDV from the coding sequence ATGCCGTTCGTCTCGGACATCGTGGGACCGCAACGGCCCGTCGCGACGTGGCCGCCCCTGGTCGCCGGCACATTGCGCCGCACCAGCACCATCGACACCCACCCGGTCGGCGCCGCCGGTTCCGACGTCGACCTGCGGGCCCGCGACATCGCGGTCTGCGCGCCGGACGCCGTGGACATCCGTGGCGAGGTCCGGGTGCGCGCACACCTCGCCGAGCGTGTCATCGACGGCATCAACCCACACGACGCCCGCCTGAACCGGTTGATCGGCAGTCGGGTCGGGCCCGGTTTCCGGTCGACGATCGCGAAGCTGCTGCCCGAGGAGAGACCGGACAGCCTGCTTCACCTGCTGCTCGACGACTGGGTCGGAGCGGCGCTGGTCTCCGGATACGCCCTGCAGCACAGGGCCATCACCGCGGGCGTCGAGGAGCCGTTGCCGCCCGGCACGGCCGACCGGATGGCGGGTATCTGCGCAGGCTTCGCGCCTGACGCCGCGCTCGTCGACTTCGCGCGGCGCGCCGGCACCATCCCCTCGGTGCACGGACCGGTGGCGCCACCGCTGCACCACGGCGGTCTGCACGCCGTCGAACCGCTTCGCGCGCACGGGATGCGGCGGCTGCGGCGGCTGGATCTGCGGCAGGCCCGCGACGGGGCGGCCGACTTCGACGCCCACTTCCGCGACTCGCACGTCGACGGCGACGGCGTGGAGACGGTCGTGCACGAATACACCGTCGCAGGCACGGTCGATATCGCGACGCGAACCGTCACCGCCATCTCGGCGGACTACCACGTGCTGCCCTGGCAGGAGTGCCCCGGTGCCATCACCAGTGCACACCGGGTGCGCGGGATGACCGTCGCCGAGATCCGCGACCGGGTGCGCGGCGAGTTCGTCGGGACCAGCACGTGCACCCACCTCAACGACACCCTGCGCGCAATCGGTGACCTCGAGGCGCTGCTGTCAGGGCTCGATGACGTGTGA
- a CDS encoding DinB family protein: MDRATPPLNADEGTTLSAWLDFYRATLAFKCDGLSDADVRTASVPPSNLTLLGLVQHMAEVERNWFRRVLAGESAPPIYDPTADPAGHDGGFDVSEHSTLVDAQRIWRDEIKRGRANCATRGLDDTSPFMGGEVSLRWIYLHMIAEYARHCGQADLIRERIDGATGI, translated from the coding sequence ATGGACCGCGCGACGCCGCCGCTGAACGCCGACGAAGGAACGACGCTGAGTGCGTGGCTGGACTTCTACCGCGCGACGCTGGCGTTCAAGTGCGACGGGTTGTCCGACGCCGACGTGCGCACCGCGTCGGTACCGCCGTCAAACTTGACGCTGCTGGGCCTGGTGCAGCACATGGCGGAAGTGGAGCGCAACTGGTTCCGCCGGGTGTTGGCCGGCGAATCCGCCCCGCCGATCTACGATCCGACCGCTGATCCCGCGGGACACGACGGCGGCTTCGACGTGTCCGAACACTCGACACTGGTTGACGCTCAACGAATCTGGCGCGACGAAATCAAGCGCGGCCGCGCGAACTGTGCGACCCGCGGGCTCGACGACACCAGCCCGTTCATGGGCGGCGAGGTCAGCCTGCGGTGGATCTATCTGCACATGATCGCCGAGTACGCCCGCCACTGCGGCCAGGCCGACCTGATCCGCGAACGCATCGACGGTGCGACCGGCATCTGA
- a CDS encoding SDR family NAD(P)-dependent oxidoreductase, translated as MPLPPPSSTTTAVVTGASSGIGADIARELAARGHGVTLVARREDKLRELAADLGTSVRVEVVACDVADPDARAGLFEEIESRGLTVDILVNNAGIGTLGWIAKADVADEIAQVRVNVEAVIDLTTRAVRQMVPRGRGAILNVGSTAGFHPFPGQSGYAGTKAFVKAYTEGVRAELTGTGVTVAMLAPGPVRTEFLQSAGMDERTFAQAFPKFMWMPSRDVARVGVEALETDKGTVIAGLPSQVSTRLLQLLPRRILLRVLAGQHPALRRDRVRS; from the coding sequence ATGCCATTGCCCCCGCCCTCGTCGACCACCACCGCCGTCGTCACCGGCGCCTCCTCGGGCATCGGCGCCGACATCGCCCGCGAACTCGCGGCCCGCGGCCACGGTGTCACGCTCGTGGCCCGCCGCGAGGACAAGCTGCGCGAGCTGGCCGCCGACCTCGGCACGAGCGTGCGCGTCGAGGTCGTCGCCTGCGACGTGGCCGACCCTGATGCGCGTGCCGGCCTCTTCGAGGAGATCGAGTCCCGCGGGCTGACCGTCGACATCCTGGTCAACAACGCGGGTATCGGCACCCTGGGCTGGATCGCCAAGGCCGACGTCGCCGACGAGATCGCTCAGGTGCGCGTCAACGTCGAGGCGGTCATCGACCTGACCACTCGGGCGGTGCGCCAGATGGTGCCGCGCGGTCGTGGCGCGATCCTCAACGTCGGGTCGACCGCCGGCTTCCACCCGTTCCCCGGCCAGTCCGGCTATGCGGGGACGAAGGCGTTCGTGAAGGCCTACACCGAAGGTGTGCGCGCCGAACTCACCGGCACCGGCGTCACCGTCGCGATGCTCGCACCCGGCCCGGTGCGCACCGAGTTCCTGCAGTCGGCGGGCATGGACGAGCGGACCTTCGCTCAGGCGTTCCCGAAGTTCATGTGGATGCCGTCGCGCGACGTCGCCCGTGTCGGCGTCGAGGCGCTCGAAACCGACAAGGGCACCGTGATCGCGGGCTTGCCGAGCCAGGTCAGCACCCGCCTGCTGCAACTACTGCCACGCCGCATCCTGCTCAGAGTGCTGGCCGGTCAGCATCCGGCGCTGCGCCGCGATCGGGTGCGCAGCTGA